One segment of Belonocnema kinseyi isolate 2016_QV_RU_SX_M_011 chromosome 7, B_treatae_v1, whole genome shotgun sequence DNA contains the following:
- the LOC117176911 gene encoding uncharacterized protein LOC117176911, producing the protein MKKVYYEFKMDSATGRRDSSEFNDETHQDSSDDNRDQSKEKQEVREETTDHDKKYGEKKKSKKKKHYDQKYQAIWEKTPQFRNWIGKSTQGVAFFYCNYCKKD; encoded by the exons ATGAAGAAAGTCTACTACG AATTCAAAATGGATTCTGCTACGGGGAGAAGAgattcttcagaatttaatgatgAAACACATCAAGATTCAAGCGACGACAATAGAGATCAGTCTAAAGAAAAGCAAGAGGTTAGAGAAGAAACGACCGACCATGATAAGAAGTATGGAGAGAAAAAGAAATCCAAGAAGAAGAAACACTACGATCAAAAGTATCAAGCCATCTGGGAAAAAACGCCACAATTTCGCAATTGGATCGGAAAAAGTACTCAAGGAGTCGCATTCTTCTATTGCAATTattgcaaaaaagattaa